One region of Alosa sapidissima isolate fAloSap1 chromosome 1, fAloSap1.pri, whole genome shotgun sequence genomic DNA includes:
- the xirp1 gene encoding xin actin-binding repeat-containing protein 1 isoform X2, whose amino-acid sequence MSDLTKQIRVTDANGEDDLPPPPPPPPRTHMDESTATRDANVLPVPPPKETFSTFYQQRQKSELKRLFKHIHPDVKMNLDDVIDDEIVKAIHINAQAADSNYQGEVQSMRWIFENWTLDNIGDPHSTKKLLDEENLQGGDVRGTSSMFEHGVLDISQASSSADSQGLVKGDVRTATWLFETKPLDCLGKSSTEEGELVEAVLKEAVVKGDVSGARLLFESKPLDALGHCCSVEDHSFLRLKSEFEEHKGDVKKTVRLFQTDPQCALRDSSGNIHKIKSICREEIQSSNFNTARWLFETQPLDVINKDTSGIQIIRGISLEEAQKGGVDKKRWMFETQPLDAICEGAVEEQKFQGISDLEGVADVGMKQKLFETQPLAAIKGETTSEGVEEKEGIVGGDVKSTLWLFETQPTETVKDSYEVGRLKRVTVSPDERGEVKDKRQTFEKMNISKVKLDKDNKVEDIEKGDVKSFKHLFETIPIDHISQSEDKQSESLDITAGNVKGNKALFESTPLYAIKDSSGNFHEVTTVSREEIIKANIQNYKWMFETKPLDTFEEGTGKVEIIKGITRQEDSGSDVRMAKWLFETQPLDGIHLKFNKKEQDLSLEQDEVKKGDVKTCKWLFETKPMDILYEKVEKKQETETIPKADVKSQTWLFETQPLDNIKDGEAQSLKLCKTLQNELTSDVKVKTVKHLFETETLDRITRRTDSETDMRYVSEINIQSGDVSRVKEIFESQSLDEIGCEMLKANTEEQDTGIQAGSVHKFTWVFENQPISAINEKEDDTTTMRTVTDVESGDVGSKKFIFETFSLDKIEDTDQLLGHQSMSVEKPVSGVDVKSSTMLFESQPLYAIKDKEGQFHEVTTVKKEEVLSGDVRGARWMFETKPLDSIQADKEIYVIRAVTQEDVLKGDVKSARWRFETQPLDSLTSQEGPSVKIVEDINGSNNVQLSKKLFESDQAAQRKYVRMVSVTDVQQGDVRTSTWLFESQPIDSLKGEPQEQSEMQTVHREEVQKGDVKRCTWLFESKPLDEIKDTEHSNVNGVEQEQEHIPKADVKSTTWMFETTPLDKITVESVSENLYRLNQLSIIHSSGIIIQTHDTKNVNMAKYLLVPDEGPKVQKEETVEGNIRNIMLQLLYRPNLKPRVVILQEEEQGNVQASVLEIPLHQQSALHEEQKQKMERVAQIIEGVLVQSKTTQSGLVMQESEDGQPEITVYSFRCHNSLKMESVNIQRGDVKSTIGNLLATAQSSRVTASCKLEENEKGNVDLYRSCIEKGNLQYLKNLQAEPLEDDLDSVPKEQIEIVQGDVKEAKRHLKEQKDNVERTVLDIVSGDVKTTKKVFLSSSTGVNVDHCVPKDEIIPGDVTIAKQQLGEAGKQPSLVQKEEIVSGDIKATLESLERAKQQSMHVEREVITPGTIYDLDVSSQESEVDERQNYKEIILSGDIKAAKQSLEEAKSRSMRVEREAVVPGKIFDLNAASLQEGLSAMKTSASTTSSPRITTTFRKVSASEMYQGTNEKCEAFRQSEVGRMSDVNASAVETNSKGASVSYIPYIMSESEAMNQEQETAEEVVKGDVKAAIQALYSAANEQRSTDKEEIVKGDMQAALQSLQKSSVNVSQGDYKAAMIYRKAGQFYSEGRKKKDSGTVYKQNVMSVPPSDTELSPSVSVTYKEHQSPAPKNSAPVVSSSPAESSRASIPSPLINEGLIPPPLPPKTCDQLKELKPALPPKPQWHTISPTESNNNNSDAPYIPAIPPKMKMGKSTPPPLPQRTAFIKNEDSHHLHAVKETEMQQLTNTTEHRIAKKTKQCTERWEQEKTIEALSDNTTASKHTTAQSAAEMERNVVQKINAAEEIRLCMQTYSTDSEAKNELNMGFKVALQNFGGRKKGAEVDETAKLTKKAKAVRETEPAGISHGCALNTQGNTLTGSVSPPPVSPEPQRDDHSNTTVILREKRGRRETEDERRQRLSVHRDEIMRGNVKATMEIFENLRKREELKTILCQVQEMEGDTSEVDVKYLRTLYENVPSWVVRQSKVQRHSNSTCVKNVDAETESLRDETDSVSSVEAAFEDLEKASIDIICLKEQTLVKLLEIEEAIKKALYSVSNLKSEADIMGLSGLFNESLNTEQCSQNTNNIRKISIVTSKAKTDQRKSEQEVAKGKTKVEDVQREVPLKKPEVLHPKPFPNPPSSPSFISIHSAARKPAGAPKSPPPQPPQSTNNAESRAPSSNGYHSPNGDLNQSCETKVANHFYSPKTPKRKVSILEVQTLPEPEPVAGIIGTKTVSETYEERDCFGNSFVSSTTSTFVTKETKASSSREVLTNPNKSVQVIASPLMHRSDRTFAERKQSHVKDNSKVFVTFGHTKTGKH is encoded by the coding sequence ATGTCTGACCTAACCAAACAGATAAGAGTAACTGATGCTAATGGAGAGGAtgacctccctccccctcccccaccaccacctagAACTCACATGGATGAATCGACAGCCACTAGAGACGCAAACGTCCTCCCTGTTCCTCCACCCAAAGAGACATTCTCAACATTCTACCAGCAGCGGCAGAAAAGTGAACTAAAGAGACTCTTCAAACATATTCATCCAGATGTGAAGATGAACTTAGATGATGTGATTGATGATGAGATAGTGAAGGCAATACACATAAATGCTCAAGCTGCTGATTCAAACTACCAGGGGGAGGTCCAATCCATGCGGTGGATTTTTGAGAACTGGACTCTTGACAACATTGGGGATCCTCATAGCACTAAGAAGCTACTTGATGAGGAGAACCTCCAGGGAGGGGATGTCAGAGGCACTTCTTCCATGTTTGAGCATGGTGTTTTGGACATTTCTCAGGCATCCTCATCAGCTGACAGTCAAGGCCTGGTCAAGGGAGATGTTCGCACAGCCACCTGGTTGTTTGAGACAAAGCCCTTGGATTGCCTTGGCAAATCCAGCACTGAAGAAGGGGAACTTGTTGAGGCAGTATTGAAGGAGGCGGTTGTGAAAGGTGATGTTTCGGGTGCAAGACTCCTGTTTGAATCCAAGCCCCTAGACGCTTTGGGCCACTGCTGCTCTGTTGAAGATCACAGTTTCCTTCGGCTTAAGTCAGAATTCGAAGAACATAAAGGAGACGTTAAGAAGACAGTGAGGCTTTTTCAGACAGATCCCCAATGTGCTCTGAGGGATAGCAGTGGCAACATCCACAAGATTAAATCCATCTGCAGGGAGGAGATACAGAGTAGCAACTTCAACACAGCACGCTGGCTCTTTGAGACTCAACCCCTGGATGTCATTAACAAGGACACCTCTGGTATTCAGATCATTCGGGGTATATCCCTTGAGGAGGCTCAAAAAGGTGGAGTTGACAAGAAGAGGTGGATGTTTGAAACACAGCCATTAGATGCCATCTGTGAGGGGGCTGTGGAGGAACAGAAGTTTCAGGGCATATCAGATCTAGAGGGAGTAGCTGATGTTGGAATGAAGCAAAAGCTTTTTGAAACACAGCCTTTAGCAGCAATCAAGGGTGAGACGACATCAGAGGGAGTtgaagagaaagaagggatTGTTGGAGGAGATGTTAAATCTACTCTTTGGCTTTTTGAAACTCAGCCTACAGAGACAGTGAAGGACAGCTATGAGGTGGGGCGTCTCAAAAGAGTCACAGTTTCTCCAGATGAAAGGGGAGAAGTGAAAGACAAAAGACAAACATTTGAGAAGATGAACATCAGCAAAGTTAAACTTGACAAAGATAACAAAGTTGAAGACATAGAAAAGGGCGATGTGAAATCTTTCAAGCATCTCTTTGAAACCATCCCTATCGATCACATATCACAGTCTGAAGACAAACAATCCGAAAGCCTTGATATCACAGCTGGGAATGTGAAAGGTAATAAAGCATTGTTTGAATCAACACCCCTATATGCAATCAAAGACAGCTCTGGAAATTTCCACGAAGTAACAACTGTCAGCAGAGAGGAGATTATCAAAGCGAATATTCAGAATTACAAATGGATGTTTGAGACAAAACCACTCGACACGTTTGAGGAAGGAACAGGGAAAGTAGAGATTATCAAAGGCATAACAAGACAAGAAGATTCAGGCAGTGATGTCAGAATGGCAAAATGGCTGTTTGAAACTCAACCTCTGGATGGCATCCATTTAAAATTTAACAAAAAGGAACAGGACTTATCATTAGAACAGGATGAGGTTAAAAAGGGCGATGTCAAGACATGCAAGTGGCTATTCGAGACAAAGCCCATGGACATTCTGTATGAAAAAGTAGAGAAAAAACAAGAGACAGAAACAATACCCAAGGCAGATGTCAAATCGCAAACATGGCTTTTTGAGACACAGCCTCTGGATAACATTAAAGATGGTGAAGCCCAAAGTCTGAAATTATGCAAAACTTTGCAAAATGAGCTGACCAGTGATGTCAAAGTGAAAACAGTAAAACACCTCTTTGAGACAGAAACCTTGGACAGAATCACAAGAAGAACAGACTCAGAGACAGACATGAGATATGTCAGTGAAATAAACATCCAGTCAGGGGATGTCTCACGAGTGAAAGAAATTTTTGAATCCCAGTCTCTTGATGAAATTGGATGTGAAATGTTGAAGGCAAATACAGAGGAACAGGATACAGGCATCCAGGCAGGATCTGTTCACAAGTTTACTTGGGTTTTTGAGAATCAACCCATTAGTGCCATAAATGAGAAAGAGGATGATACAACAACCATGAGGACTGTCACTGATGTGGAAAGTGGTGATGTTGGAAGCAAGAAGTTCATATTTGAAACCTTCTCTCTGGACAAGATTGAGGACACAGACCAGCTGCTTGGACATCAGTCAATGAGTGTGGAAAAGCCTGTGAGTGGTGTGGATGTGAAGTCAAGCACTATGTTGTTTGAATCTCAGCCTCTTTATGCAATCAAAGACAAGGAAGGGCAGTTTCATGAAGTCACCACAGTCAAGAAAGAGGAGGTGTTGAGTGGAGATGTGCGAGGAGCTCGGTGGATGTTTGAGACCAAGCCCCTCGATTCCATTCAAGCAGACAAAGAAATTTATGTAATTCGAGCTGTGACACAAGAGGATGTCCTTAAAGGTGATGTGAAATCCGCTCGGTGGAGGTTTGAAACCCAGCCCCTGGACTCGCTCACATCCCAAGAAGGGCCATCAGTCAAAATAGTAGAGGACATCAATGGCAGCAACAATGTGCAACTGAGTAAAAAGCTCTTTGAATCTGACCAGGCAGCTCAGCGGAAGTATGTGAGGATGGTCAGTGTCACAGATGTCCAGCAGGGGGATGTCCGCACCTCGACCTGGCTCTTTGAGTCTCAGCCGATTGATTCACTGAAAGGTGAACCACAAGAGCAGAGTGAAATGCAAACAGTTCACAGAGAAGAAGTCCAGAAAGGGGATGTAAAACGGTGCACCTGGTTATTTGAATCTAAACCGCTAGATGAAATTAAGGACACTGAACACTCAAATGTTAACGGTGTAGAGCAAGAGCAGGAGCACATCCCAAAAGCAGATGTGAAAAGCACCACCTGGATGTTTGAAACCACCCCACTGGATAAAATCACAGTGGAGAGTGTGTCTGAAAACCTTTATCGCCTCAACCAACTCAGCATTATTCACTCAAGTGGGATCATCATCCAAACCCATGATACTAAAAATGTCAACATGGCCAAATATCTACTTGTTCCCGATGAGGGCCCCAAAGTTCAAAAGGAAGAAACTGTGGAGGGAAATATCAGAAACATCATGTTACAGCTCCTGTATAGACCAAACCTGAAGCCTAGAGTTGTTATCTTACAAGAAGAAGAACAAGGAAATGTTCAGGCTTCAGTGTTGGAGATCCCACTTCATCAACAATCAGCTCTTCATGaagaacaaaaacagaaaatggaAAGGGTCGCTCAAATCATTGAGGGTGTCCTTGTTCAAAGCAAGACAACTCAATCTGGACTGGTGATGCAAGAATCTGAGGATGGGCAACCAGAGATCACCGTTTACTCATTCCGTTGCCACAACAGTCTAAAAATGGAAAGTGTCAACATCCAAAGGGGAGATGTCAAATCCACAATAGGAAACCTATTGGCTACTGCCCAAAGCTCAAGAGTGACCGCATCATGTAAATTGGAGGAAAATGAAAAAGGAAATGTAGACCTATACAGAAGTTGCATTGAAAAGGGAAATCTGCAGTACCTCAAGAACCTACAAGCAGAACCCTTGGAGGATGACCTTGATTCAGTGCCAAAAGAACAGATTGAAATTGTCCAGGGGGATGTAAAGGAGGCCAAGAGACACCTCAAAGAACAAAAGGACAATGTGGAGAGAACTGTGTTGGATATTGTATCAGGGGATGTCAAAACCACCAAAAAAGTGTTCTTGAGTAGTTCAACTGGTGTAAACGTTGACCACTGCGTGCCAAAGGATGAGATCATCCCTGGAGATGTCACAATTGCCAAACAGCAGCTTGGCGAAGCCGGAAAGCAGCCATCTCTGGTGCAGAAAGAAGAGATTGTCTCAGGTGACATCAAAGCCACGTTGGAGTCTTTGGAGCGGGCCAAACAACAGAGCATGCATGTGGAGCGGGAGGTCATTACTCCTGGAACCATCTATGATCTGGATGTGTCTTCACAAGAGTCAGAAGTTGACGAAAGACAGAATTACAAGGAGATAATACTTTCAGGGGACATCAAGGCAGCAAAACAGTCCCTGGAAGAAGCAAAAAGTAGGAGCATGAGAGTAGAGCGTGAAGCTGTTGTTCCagggaaaatatttgacctCAATGCAGCATCCTTGCAGGAGGGCCTCTCAGCAATGAAGACTTCAGCCTCAACCACGAGTAGCCCACGGATTACGACAACATTTCGCAAGGTCAGTGCCTCAGAAATGTATCAGGGAACCAATGAAAAATGTGAAGCTTTTCGTCAGAGTGAAGTGGGAAGGATGTCAGATGTAAATGCTAGCGCAGTGGAAACTAATTCAAAAGGTGCCAGTGTCTCTTACATTCCTTACATAATGTCAGAGAGTGAAGCCATGAATCAAGAGCAAGAGACAGCTGAGGAGGTTGTTAAAGGGGATGTGAAGGCTGCCATCCAGGCATTGTATAGTGCTGCTAATGAACAGAGATCCACAGACAAAGAAGAGATTGTGAAAGGTGATATGCAAGCAGCACTACAGTCACTTCAGAAGTCTAGTGTTAATGTGTCCCAAGGGGATTATAAAGCAGCAATGATTTATAGGAAAGCAGGGCAATTTTACTCAgagggcagaaagaaaaaagactCAGGGACTGTGTACAAGCAGAATGTAATGTCTGTGCCTCCATCTGACACTGAATTGTCCCCTTCGGTTTCAGTAACCTACAAGGAGCATCAGTCCCCGGCACCAAAGAATTCAGCACCTGTCGTTAGTTCCAGCCCAGCGGAAAGTTCTAGAGCTTCCATCCCCTCTCCTTTGATAAATGAAGGTCTGATTCCGCCACCCCTTCCTCCAAAGACCTGTGATCAACTTAAAGAGTTAAAACCAGCCCTGCCACCAAAGCCACAGTGGCATACCATATCTCCTACTGAATCCAATAACAACAACAGTGACGCCCCTTACATTCCGGCCATCCCTCCCAAAATGAAAATGGGAAAATCAACTCCTCCACCTTTACCACAAAGGACTGCTTTCATCAAGAATGAAGATTCACACCACTTGCATGCCgtaaaagagacagagatgcaACAGTTGACCAATACAACAGAACACCGAATTGCCAAAAAgacaaagcaatgcactgaaAGATGGGAACAGGAAAAAACAATTGAAGCTCTCTCAGATAATACCACAGCCAGCAAACACACTACAGCTCAAAGTGCtgctgagatggagagaaatgtTGTACAAAAGATAAATGCTGCAGAGGAGATCCGCTTGTGTATGCAGACTTACTCTACAGACAGTGAGGCCAAAAACGAACTGAATATGGGCTTCAAAGTCGCCCTTCAAAACTTTGGGGGAAGGAAAAAGGGAGCTGAGGTGGATGAAACTGCAAAATTGACAAAGAAAGCCAAAGCTGTCAGAGAGACAGAACCTGCTGGCATTTCCCATGGATGTGCTTTAAATACACAGGGCAACACCCTGACAGGGAGTGTCAGCCCACCGCCTGTCTCCCCCGAGCCTCAAAGGGACGATCATTCTAACACCACTGTCATCTTAAGGGAAAaacgagggaggagagaaactgAAGATGAACGGCGCCAAAGGTTATCTGTGCACAGGGATGAAATCATGAGGGGCAATGTGAAAGCAACAATGGAGATTTTTGAAAATCTCAGAAAACGGGAGGAACTAAAGACAATCCTTTGCCAAGTTCAGGAAATGGAGGGAGACACAAGTGAAGTAGATGTTAAATATTTGAGGACTCTTTATGAGAATGTGCCCTCTTGGGTAGTAAGACAAAGTAAAGTTCAAAGGCATAGTAATTCTACATGTGTAAAGAATGTTGATGCAGAGACAGAATCACTGAGGGATGAAACTGACAGTGTGTCCTCAGTTGAGGCAGCATTTGAAGATCTGGAAAAAGCAAGTATAGATATAATATGTTTAAAAGAGCAGACCTTAGTAAAACTTTTGGAAATAGAAGAGGCAATAAAAAAGGCTTTGTACTCGGTGTCAAACTTGAAATCTGAGGCAGATATCATGGGATTATCAGGACTTTTTAATGAATCCCTGAACACAGAGCAATGCTCCCAGAACACGAACAACATCAGGAAAATTAGTATTGTCACTAGCAAAGCAAAAACAGATCAAAGGAAATCAGAACAAGAGGTCGCCAAAGGAAAAACGAAAGTTGAGGACGTTCAAAGGGAAGTGCCATTGAAAAAGCCAGAGGTTCTTCATCCAAAACCattcccaaaccccccctcctctccatcaTTCATCTCCATTCACTCAGCTGCAAGAAAACCTGCAGGGGCACCCAAGTCACCTCCCCCTCAACCCCCACAGTCTACTAACAATGCAGAGAGCAGGGCTCCAAGTTCCAATGGTTATCACAGTCCCAATGGTGATCTGAATCAATCCTGTGAAACAAAGGTAGCAAACCACTTTTATAGTCCAAAAACCCCCAAACGAAAAGTCAGCATACTAGAAGTGCAAACACTGCCAGAGCCAGAGCCAGTAGCCGGAATCATTGGAACGAAGACAGTCAGCGAAACATATGAAGAGAGAGACTGCTTTGGCAATTCATTCGTCTCTTCCACTACATCAACCTTTGTCACAAAAGAGACCAAAGCCTCTTCTTCTCGCGAGGTTCTGACCAATCCAAACAAATCAGTTCAAGTGATTGCATCCCCTCTAATGCACAGGTCTGATCGCACATTTGCAGAAAGGAAACAGTCTCATGTTAAAGACAATAGCAAAGTGTTTGTTACATTTGGCCATACCAAAACAGGAAAACATTAA